One segment of Dehalococcoidia bacterium DNA contains the following:
- a CDS encoding TIGR03618 family F420-dependent PPOX class oxidoreductase has product MDFNDVVPFFETHKRGVIATRRSNGATHSSIVVCGAYEGNAAFVSVYPRSQKIRNLRRDPNCTVLAVRDDWRGWASVEGQATLIDYHNTDAEEMRVLLRKVYMACSHTEHPDWEEYDQAMIDQDAVIVLVKPERVYGLVR; this is encoded by the coding sequence ATGGACTTCAACGACGTAGTACCGTTCTTCGAGACACACAAGAGAGGCGTAATCGCGACACGCAGGTCCAACGGCGCGACCCACTCCAGCATCGTGGTATGCGGCGCGTATGAGGGCAACGCGGCATTCGTATCGGTGTATCCGCGCTCACAGAAGATCCGCAACCTCCGCCGTGACCCGAACTGCACAGTGCTCGCGGTCAGAGACGACTGGCGTGGGTGGGCTTCTGTCGAGGGTCAGGCTACGCTTATCGACTACCACAACACCGACGCCGAGGAGATGCGCGTCCTGCTCCGCAAGGTGTACATGGCATGCAGCCACACCGAGCACCCCGACTGGGAAGAGTACGACCAGGCCATGATCGACCAGGATGCCGTAATCGTGCTCGTCAAGCCCGAGCGCGTCTACGGGCTGGTACGCTAA
- a CDS encoding aminotransferase class I/II-fold pyridoxal phosphate-dependent enzyme, whose protein sequence is MNRRLSRQSIESICAAAGSDMPSVTRPLTAPIYQNSVFEIDSLEQVDDIYEGREDGFIYSRDANPNVAILERVVADLEDADDSVGFASGLGAIAVTLLSLVESGDTIIAGSELYGGTNAMLRQYMPRLGIATRFVDMADLDQVESAIMDGPKVLLVESITNPLLRLADIEAISKLASGRGTRVIVDNTLATPLLLRPLELGADVTMHSATKSLGGHSDVTGGVAMEIKGANRILGSTLDPFAAWLIVRGIRTLPMRVERSCANAMRVATYLSDHDRVAAVHYPGLPDHPQHELASSILDGGFGHMVSYELDGGGDAASSFVRSLQAIPFSPSLGESRTTISHPAKTSHRSLTPDEQAAAGITDGLIRMSCGIESAEDIIDDLDQALSTL, encoded by the coding sequence ATGAACCGCCGACTCTCGCGCCAGTCAATCGAATCGATCTGCGCCGCCGCGGGCTCGGACATGCCGTCAGTCACGCGGCCGCTCACCGCGCCCATCTACCAGAACTCTGTCTTCGAGATCGACAGCCTAGAACAGGTCGACGACATCTACGAGGGCAGGGAGGACGGGTTCATCTACTCCCGCGACGCCAACCCGAACGTGGCTATTCTCGAGCGGGTAGTGGCTGACCTTGAAGACGCCGACGACTCCGTAGGATTCGCCTCCGGCCTTGGAGCGATAGCTGTCACCCTGCTGTCGCTCGTCGAGTCAGGTGACACGATCATTGCAGGTAGCGAACTGTACGGCGGCACCAACGCCATGTTGCGCCAGTACATGCCAAGACTTGGTATAGCGACGCGATTTGTCGACATGGCAGACCTGGACCAGGTTGAAAGCGCAATCATGGACGGCCCAAAGGTACTACTTGTCGAGTCGATTACTAACCCGCTGCTCAGACTTGCAGATATCGAGGCAATCTCTAAGCTGGCGTCAGGTCGTGGTACCCGTGTGATCGTGGACAACACACTCGCGACGCCACTGCTGCTCCGTCCGCTCGAACTTGGCGCAGATGTGACCATGCACTCCGCCACCAAGAGCCTCGGCGGGCACTCGGACGTGACAGGCGGCGTGGCGATGGAGATAAAGGGAGCCAACCGCATCTTGGGCAGCACACTGGACCCGTTCGCAGCATGGCTGATCGTGAGAGGCATTCGTACCCTGCCCATGCGCGTCGAACGATCTTGTGCGAACGCCATGCGTGTCGCCACCTACCTGTCCGACCATGACAGGGTCGCCGCAGTCCACTACCCGGGCCTGCCCGATCACCCGCAGCACGAGCTTGCCTCGTCAATCCTAGACGGTGGATTCGGCCACATGGTCTCGTACGAACTGGACGGTGGAGGCGATGCTGCCTCGTCATTTGTCCGCTCCCTCCAGGCGATTCCCTTCTCACCGAGCCTCGGTGAGTCCCGCACCACCATCTCCCACCCGGCCAAGACATCGCACAGGTCTCTCACCCCGGACGAGCAGGCCGCAGCCGGAATAACCGACGGACTCATCCGCATGTCCTGCGGAATCGAGTCCGCCGAAGACATAATCGACGACCTCGACCAGGCGCTCAGCACCCTGTAG
- the moaC gene encoding cyclic pyranopterin monophosphate synthase MoaC: MVDVGWKPDTQREAVAKGRVVMQPKTLELIQANAFDKGDVLAVARIAGIMGAKNTSQLIPLCHPLPIDKIGVDFDLNSADSAVDITATARTTGKTGVEMEALTAVSIAALTIYDMCKSVDRGMSIESVRLARKTGGQSGDVDLESE; the protein is encoded by the coding sequence ATGGTCGATGTCGGCTGGAAGCCCGACACCCAGCGAGAAGCCGTCGCCAAGGGACGTGTCGTCATGCAGCCGAAGACACTTGAGCTCATCCAGGCCAATGCTTTCGACAAAGGAGACGTGCTAGCAGTCGCCCGGATTGCCGGCATCATGGGCGCCAAGAACACATCGCAGCTCATCCCACTCTGCCACCCGCTGCCCATCGACAAGATCGGCGTCGACTTCGACCTCAACTCGGCCGACAGTGCTGTCGACATCACCGCCACGGCGCGGACTACCGGCAAGACAGGCGTCGAGATGGAGGCGCTGACTGCCGTAAGCATCGCCGCGCTCACCATCTACGACATGTGCAAGTCGGTCGACCGCGGAATGAGCATCGAGTCGGTGCGGCTCGCGCGCAAGACGGGCGGTCAGAGCGGGGACGTGGACCTGGAGTCCGAATGA
- the rnhA gene encoding ribonuclease HI, with product MKRITLYTDGACSGNPGPGGFGAVLQLGEHRNELSGGFRSTTNNRMELLAVIKGLETLKQPCEVTVYSDSRYIVDAVNKGWAVRWRANGWRRNKKDKAVNPDLWGRLLKQLERHDVDFQWVKGHAGNPGNELADKLAVAASRRDDLAVDEEYEKLATPLMNI from the coding sequence ATGAAGCGTATTACCCTATACACAGACGGCGCCTGCTCAGGCAACCCAGGTCCCGGAGGATTTGGGGCCGTCCTCCAGCTTGGAGAACACCGCAACGAACTCAGCGGCGGTTTTCGCTCCACAACCAACAACAGGATGGAGTTGCTGGCCGTAATCAAGGGACTCGAAACCCTGAAACAGCCCTGCGAGGTTACCGTCTACAGCGACTCTCGCTACATCGTCGACGCCGTCAACAAGGGCTGGGCCGTACGTTGGAGGGCCAATGGATGGCGACGAAACAAGAAGGACAAAGCAGTCAATCCGGATCTGTGGGGAAGACTCCTGAAGCAACTTGAAAGGCACGACGTTGACTTTCAGTGGGTAAAGGGCCATGCCGGCAACCCGGGCAACGAACTGGCCGACAAGCTTGCCGTCGCGGCTTCCAGGCGAGATGACCTAGCCGTTGACGAGGAATACGAGAAGCTCGCTACCCCGCTAATGAACATCTAA
- a CDS encoding enoyl-CoA hydratase/isomerase family protein → MPVDFEKKDKIAYITINNPAKANILDRQISHEIAEIWKEVWDDRDIRVSILTGVGDRHFCAGHNLASRPDVTAEERERLRAEGVFWPLSGTVNGALIGADGRLGDHYPQVYKPVIGAINGWAAGAGFYLMLTSTDIRIASRENARFKFALLSQGWVGGGPGATYLTRQISHADAMRILLMDEPFDAEEALRINLINEVVPHDELMSRAEELADYIAGLPPLAVRMMKELVLRFRDIPVTEAWRVQTLMNALLTQMTGDGDEGRAAFLEKRPPNFTGSIRRKGEVFEEATPEERARLDEIRRDLLG, encoded by the coding sequence ATGCCCGTTGACTTCGAGAAGAAAGACAAGATCGCGTATATCACGATCAACAACCCGGCGAAGGCCAACATCCTGGACAGGCAAATCTCGCATGAGATCGCGGAGATATGGAAGGAGGTGTGGGACGACCGGGATATCCGGGTCTCCATCCTGACCGGAGTCGGAGACAGGCACTTCTGCGCGGGACACAACCTGGCATCGAGGCCGGACGTCACCGCAGAAGAGCGAGAGCGGCTGCGGGCCGAGGGCGTGTTCTGGCCCCTTAGCGGTACGGTGAACGGAGCACTCATCGGGGCTGACGGCAGGCTCGGCGATCACTATCCACAGGTATACAAGCCTGTGATCGGGGCGATCAACGGCTGGGCCGCCGGAGCAGGGTTCTACCTGATGCTCACGTCCACAGACATCAGGATCGCCTCTCGGGAGAACGCGCGGTTCAAGTTCGCGCTGCTCAGCCAAGGCTGGGTCGGCGGAGGCCCCGGCGCGACTTATCTCACCCGGCAAATCTCGCACGCCGACGCCATGAGAATCCTGCTGATGGACGAGCCGTTCGACGCCGAGGAGGCGCTGCGGATCAACCTCATCAATGAGGTCGTACCTCACGACGAGCTTATGAGCCGGGCCGAAGAGCTTGCCGACTACATTGCGGGCCTTCCGCCATTGGCAGTTCGGATGATGAAGGAGCTGGTGCTGCGATTCCGGGACATCCCTGTTACAGAGGCGTGGCGCGTGCAGACTCTCATGAACGCGCTGCTGACCCAGATGACCGGTGACGGCGACGAGGGTCGGGCGGCATTCCTCGAAAAGAGGCCACCGAACTTCACGGGATCCATCCGCCGGAAGGGCGAGGTGTTCGAAGAGGCCACGCCCGAAGAGCGTGCCAGGCTGGACGAGATACGGAGGGACCTGCTGGGGTAG
- a CDS encoding DUF2283 domain-containing protein — MGTRMNVRYDSDGDMLELWWKNDPGYYTATSDDRVEVQLDSEGNVQGFLIWGLSNTESSISVELPPQVLAEGT; from the coding sequence ATGGGCACGCGAATGAATGTCCGCTACGATAGCGATGGCGACATGCTGGAACTATGGTGGAAGAACGATCCCGGTTACTACACCGCTACGTCAGACGATCGTGTAGAGGTACAACTGGACTCGGAAGGTAACGTACAGGGTTTTCTGATTTGGGGCCTGTCTAACACCGAGTCGTCTATATCTGTAGAACTACCCCCTCAGGTACTGGCAGAAGGTACCTGA
- the speB gene encoding agmatinase, with amino-acid sequence MTSETRSGQEERWPDIRARSRTFFDSPLLADLDALDANVAFVGMPFDQGTFGRPGARFGPDAVRDARGYSYVGYGGMQFDQDAAGYFDSDRGTELLKGVTMADCGNITVVPSDVLDNFQKLTNVVEKVVSKDSMPVVVGGDHAITFPVVRGLSNFEPLDIVHFDAHMDYSHETQGVLYTHGSPIRRCHEMPFVRNISSIGIRKESRKVYDEAIADGNLVVTTRRFKELGPEAAIDLVPESENLYVTIDIDVLDPVHAPGTGTPEVWGLYYEELRDALVHLARNHKVVAFDMVEVAPPYDHADLTSMVAARLIIDFLTEIFPPKD; translated from the coding sequence ATGACCTCTGAGACACGCTCAGGGCAGGAAGAACGCTGGCCAGACATTAGGGCAAGATCGCGGACGTTCTTCGACTCGCCTCTGCTCGCTGACCTCGACGCGCTCGACGCCAATGTAGCCTTCGTCGGCATGCCCTTCGATCAGGGCACGTTCGGACGGCCGGGCGCGCGCTTCGGGCCCGACGCTGTGCGCGACGCCCGAGGCTACTCGTACGTCGGCTACGGCGGCATGCAGTTCGACCAGGATGCCGCAGGCTACTTCGACTCCGACCGAGGCACCGAGCTACTCAAGGGCGTCACGATGGCCGACTGCGGCAACATCACCGTAGTCCCTTCAGACGTGCTCGACAACTTTCAGAAGCTGACCAACGTCGTCGAGAAGGTCGTCTCGAAAGACTCGATGCCCGTGGTGGTCGGCGGCGACCACGCCATCACATTCCCTGTCGTGCGCGGACTCTCGAACTTCGAGCCTCTCGACATCGTCCACTTTGACGCCCACATGGACTACTCTCACGAGACTCAGGGTGTGCTCTACACCCACGGAAGCCCGATTAGGCGCTGCCACGAGATGCCGTTCGTCCGCAACATCAGCTCAATCGGCATCCGCAAGGAGAGCCGTAAGGTCTACGACGAGGCGATCGCTGACGGCAACTTGGTCGTCACCACGCGCAGGTTCAAGGAGCTTGGGCCCGAGGCAGCGATAGACCTCGTGCCAGAGTCCGAGAACCTGTACGTCACCATAGATATAGACGTGTTGGACCCGGTTCACGCACCCGGCACTGGCACGCCAGAAGTCTGGGGCCTCTACTACGAGGAACTACGCGATGCACTGGTCCATCTCGCCAGGAACCACAAAGTGGTGGCCTTTGACATGGTGGAAGTGGCGCCCCCCTATGACCACGCCGACCTGACGTCCATGGTCGCCGCAAGGCTGATCATAGACTTCCTGACCGAGATCTTCCCGCCGAAAGACTAG
- a CDS encoding DUF2442 domain-containing protein, translating into MEHPIHRVASVEYLDRYTLRVRFDDQTSQDIDFEPLLKGEVYGELREQAVFKKVAVDSECHTLVWPNGADFDPAVLHDWPEHSEAMADLARSWSPVSS; encoded by the coding sequence ATGGAGCACCCAATTCATCGAGTAGCTTCTGTTGAATATCTGGACAGGTACACTCTACGAGTGAGGTTCGATGACCAGACTTCACAGGACATAGACTTCGAGCCGTTGTTGAAGGGTGAGGTGTATGGTGAACTAAGAGAGCAGGCCGTGTTCAAGAAGGTCGCCGTAGATTCTGAATGCCATACCCTAGTCTGGCCCAACGGGGCAGACTTCGATCCGGCGGTACTTCACGACTGGCCAGAACACTCTGAGGCGATGGCAGACCTTGCGCGAAGCTGGTCTCCAGTGTCTAGCTAG
- a CDS encoding DUF4160 domain-containing protein: MPEIARFLGILIRMYPESGGPHHRPHFHAYYQDSAAVYAVDHVQLIAGSLPRRQRRLVEAWAVIRLDELQVNWELIQSGRRANRIEPLS, encoded by the coding sequence ATGCCTGAGATTGCCCGCTTCCTGGGTATTCTCATACGTATGTATCCTGAATCTGGGGGCCCTCACCACCGACCGCACTTTCACGCTTATTATCAAGACTCTGCCGCGGTTTACGCCGTGGATCATGTGCAGTTGATTGCGGGCAGTCTCCCGCGACGCCAACGTCGCCTTGTAGAGGCATGGGCTGTAATTCGCCTGGATGAACTGCAAGTCAATTGGGAATTGATTCAGTCGGGGCGAAGGGCGAATCGTATTGAGCCGTTGAGCTAG
- a CDS encoding VOC family protein — translation MSGMIGTIRLRRVNHLTYCVKDKERATRFWVDVLGVKEIPSMVDSDHIVWLQLPSGTMVHLIEGDVAPSVPSHHGAFEVEDIEEAQKYMHAHDVETTDITTRHDGQRVFFIEDTEGNRIEICTKSGFGVLV, via the coding sequence ATGTCAGGCATGATCGGCACCATCAGGCTGCGAAGAGTCAACCACCTCACCTACTGCGTAAAGGACAAGGAGCGAGCAACCAGGTTCTGGGTAGACGTTCTGGGCGTCAAAGAGATACCCAGCATGGTCGACTCCGACCACATAGTGTGGCTCCAGCTCCCAAGCGGCACGATGGTGCACCTGATAGAGGGCGATGTCGCCCCCTCAGTGCCATCCCACCACGGCGCGTTCGAGGTCGAGGACATCGAAGAGGCGCAGAAGTACATGCACGCCCACGACGTCGAGACGACCGACATCACCACCCGGCATGACGGCCAGCGCGTCTTCTTCATCGAAGACACCGAGGGCAACCGCATCGAAATCTGCACCAAGTCCGGCTTCGGCGTACTGGTGTAG
- a CDS encoding RidA family protein, protein MVPMSFEEETSMAEIEARLAELGIELPETPPPIANYVPGVRTGNLVYLSGLGPASRADGTIPAGKVGRDLTTEEGYEAARLTGLNIISRMKGEVGDLDKVRRVVKLLGMVNSDPSFNQQPAVINGCSDLLVEVFGDKGRHARSAVGMAGLPNDIPVEIEVIIEVDD, encoded by the coding sequence ATGGTCCCAATGAGCTTTGAAGAGGAGACGAGCATGGCCGAGATCGAAGCTAGACTGGCGGAACTGGGAATCGAGCTGCCGGAAACGCCGCCGCCGATTGCCAACTATGTACCTGGGGTGCGGACCGGTAACCTCGTGTACCTGTCAGGGTTGGGGCCAGCGAGCCGAGCCGATGGCACCATTCCGGCTGGCAAGGTCGGGAGAGACCTCACCACCGAGGAGGGTTACGAGGCCGCCCGTCTGACCGGCCTGAACATCATTTCGCGCATGAAGGGCGAGGTCGGGGACCTCGACAAGGTGCGTCGGGTGGTCAAGCTCCTGGGGATGGTGAACTCCGACCCCTCGTTTAACCAGCAGCCTGCGGTGATCAACGGGTGCTCGGACCTATTGGTAGAAGTGTTCGGGGACAAGGGGCGACACGCGAGGTCGGCAGTCGGCATGGCTGGACTGCCTAACGACATCCCGGTCGAGATCGAGGTCATCATCGAGGTGGACGACTGA
- a CDS encoding FAD-binding oxidoreductase, which produces MPQTADAVIVGGGVMGCSILFNLARRGVTNTVLLERDVLASGSTSRSQAILRMHYSNEVTTRLAWDSLTLFRDFYDLVGMPSGYTKTGYFVIVGPEDREAMEGNVAMQRSVGVDTSIVTAEDVREIAPMVETFDGESFAYEPDSGYADPYSVTTGYANAARDRGARVLAGSPATGIEITGDRVTAVLTAEGRIETPIAVVAAGPWSGAFLESLGVDAGLRPIRHQVIMLRRPQDIVPDHPIIGDVVNDMSPRPDLGNLTLVGVGEDEPADPDSYNQGVDMSMVEQTFEKLTRRMPGMSQALFRGGWSGLFTTTPDWHPVLDRVDGIEGLYLSVGFSGHGFKLSPMIGVVMSELIVDGKASSIDISQLGLDRFEQGRHMRSRYSMQVLA; this is translated from the coding sequence ATGCCACAAACAGCAGACGCGGTAATCGTCGGCGGAGGAGTGATGGGATGCAGCATCCTCTTCAACCTCGCGAGGCGCGGTGTGACCAACACCGTGTTGCTCGAACGCGACGTGCTCGCGTCCGGCTCCACCAGCAGGTCGCAGGCGATACTGCGAATGCACTACTCGAACGAGGTCACCACACGCCTCGCGTGGGACAGCCTCACCCTGTTCCGAGACTTCTATGACCTGGTCGGGATGCCATCCGGCTACACGAAGACAGGCTACTTCGTCATCGTCGGCCCCGAGGACAGGGAGGCAATGGAGGGCAACGTCGCGATGCAGCGGTCCGTCGGAGTTGATACCTCGATCGTGACCGCAGAGGACGTCCGCGAGATCGCTCCGATGGTCGAGACGTTCGATGGCGAGTCGTTCGCCTACGAACCCGACTCCGGCTATGCGGACCCGTACTCGGTCACCACCGGCTACGCCAACGCCGCCCGCGACAGGGGAGCCCGCGTCTTGGCAGGCTCCCCTGCCACGGGTATCGAGATCACCGGCGACCGAGTGACCGCCGTACTTACTGCCGAAGGCCGGATCGAGACTCCCATCGCCGTCGTGGCGGCTGGCCCGTGGTCTGGTGCGTTCCTCGAGTCCCTTGGTGTGGATGCCGGTCTCAGGCCCATCAGGCACCAGGTCATCATGCTCAGAAGGCCCCAGGACATAGTGCCCGACCACCCCATCATCGGCGACGTCGTTAACGACATGTCGCCAAGGCCGGATCTCGGTAATCTGACACTGGTAGGCGTGGGCGAGGACGAGCCTGCCGATCCCGATAGCTACAACCAGGGCGTGGACATGTCCATGGTCGAGCAGACCTTCGAAAAGCTCACCCGTCGCATGCCCGGCATGTCACAGGCGCTCTTCCGAGGAGGCTGGAGTGGCCTATTCACGACCACGCCGGACTGGCACCCTGTTCTGGACCGCGTCGATGGGATAGAGGGGCTCTACTTGTCGGTCGGCTTCAGCGGACACGGCTTCAAGCTCTCCCCCATGATCGGAGTGGTCATGTCGGAGTTGATCGTGGATGGCAAGGCCAGCAGCATCGACATATCCCAGCTTGGACTCGACCGCTTCGAGCAGGGCCGTCACATGCGCTCGCGCTACTCCATGCAGGTGCTGGCGTAG
- the rpsF gene encoding 30S ribosomal protein S6 — protein MTSVRMRDYELVMILSPEATEAEASETVDRITSLISDGGGSVSDQDNWGIRRLAYPIQRFIEGNYFIARCKMDAQAAVELDSTLNTSQDVLRHLVFRLDQSDIAAMEKQAERERAARMEAERRANAEREAREREEARRQAEAEAQAAESAAQEGAEAEESAPVQAEASAEAEAPPVVAEASTEEEAAPAVEAEPAAATPAVAEASTETEAVAEEAEETSPVEAEAAAVPSEDASTDEGESKEGE, from the coding sequence TTGACTTCGGTACGGATGCGCGACTACGAACTGGTAATGATTCTCAGCCCTGAGGCTACTGAAGCCGAGGCGTCTGAGACTGTCGATAGAATAACGAGTCTCATCTCTGATGGTGGTGGAAGCGTCTCCGATCAGGACAACTGGGGTATCAGGAGGCTTGCCTACCCGATCCAGCGGTTCATCGAAGGCAACTACTTCATCGCCCGGTGCAAGATGGACGCGCAGGCAGCCGTGGAGCTGGACAGCACTCTGAACACTTCCCAGGATGTGCTCAGACACCTGGTGTTCAGGCTCGACCAGTCCGACATCGCCGCCATGGAGAAGCAGGCTGAACGAGAGCGTGCAGCCAGAATGGAAGCAGAGCGGCGGGCCAACGCAGAACGCGAGGCCAGAGAGCGCGAAGAGGCTCGCAGGCAGGCCGAAGCCGAGGCGCAGGCAGCCGAGTCAGCTGCCCAGGAAGGGGCTGAGGCTGAAGAGTCGGCTCCGGTCCAGGCCGAGGCCAGCGCTGAAGCAGAAGCGCCACCAGTCGTAGCCGAGGCTAGCACTGAGGAAGAGGCGGCTCCGGCCGTCGAGGCCGAGCCTGCAGCGGCAACTCCAGCAGTGGCTGAGGCCAGCACTGAGACAGAGGCAGTAGCAGAAGAGGCGGAGGAGACTTCACCCGTCGAGGCCGAGGCAGCAGCCGTGCCATCCGAAGATGCGTCCACTGACGAGGGCGAGTCCAAGGAAGGCGAGTAG
- a CDS encoding single-stranded DNA-binding protein → MSMNKVLIIGNLGSDPEMRYMPSGDPVTSFSVATNRRYRTRDGEQRDETEWFRVNAWGRLAEITNQYLTRGSKVYVEGRLQSRSWQGQDGQTRFSNEIRASEIQFLDPRGQVSGDPGGQGAPPSHGGPEEDADDLPW, encoded by the coding sequence ATGAGCATGAACAAAGTTCTGATCATCGGCAATCTGGGTTCAGACCCGGAGATGCGCTACATGCCGAGCGGCGATCCTGTAACCAGCTTCTCAGTCGCTACTAACAGGCGATACAGGACGCGAGACGGGGAGCAGAGAGACGAGACGGAATGGTTTCGCGTTAACGCGTGGGGAAGGTTGGCGGAAATCACCAACCAGTACTTGACCAGGGGCAGCAAGGTATATGTCGAAGGACGCCTTCAGAGCCGTTCCTGGCAGGGCCAAGATGGCCAGACACGATTCAGCAACGAAATACGGGCGAGCGAAATCCAGTTCCTGGATCCGAGGGGACAAGTTTCCGGAGACCCAGGCGGACAAGGGGCACCACCATCACACGGCGGGCCTGAAGAGGATGCGGACGACCTGCCCTGGTAA
- the rpsR gene encoding 30S ribosomal protein S18 — protein MTTQTSGPPSTGPRPGGPSGPRPGGAPGGRPGGATGSRPGGGPGGRPGGGGRPGGGGRPGGRFGGGRRGRPRYYSRRKICGFCVDHIEFIDYKDTDRFRRYMTDRWKIESRRKTGVCSKHQRALATAIKRARHLALIPFSPDHDGPSMRWSR, from the coding sequence ATGACTACACAGACTAGCGGACCACCATCAACCGGCCCCAGGCCAGGCGGCCCATCGGGGCCGAGGCCCGGAGGCGCTCCCGGTGGCAGACCAGGGGGAGCGACGGGCTCGCGTCCTGGCGGAGGACCCGGAGGACGACCGGGCGGCGGTGGCAGACCCGGTGGTGGTGGACGACCAGGCGGACGATTCGGCGGCGGCAGGCGCGGCAGGCCCCGGTACTACAGCCGGCGGAAGATCTGCGGCTTCTGCGTAGACCACATCGAGTTCATCGACTACAAGGACACCGACCGGTTCCGCAGGTACATGACCGACCGCTGGAAGATCGAGTCTCGCCGCAAGACCGGTGTTTGCTCCAAGCACCAGCGCGCCCTGGCGACCGCCATCAAGCGCGCCCGACATTTGGCCCTGATCCCATTCAGCCCTGACCACGATGGTCCTTCCATGCGTTGGTCGAGGTAG
- a CDS encoding SurA N-terminal domain-containing protein — MVDEAQEVPSRRTVRRDSRRIAAERTPEERRRRRIALIIIGVMLLVITGIIVAGYVMIFVLPPQQLVVRVNDVVYTRGDMVKLLRLRQRSMELAQSQQLRTTDDVFEALQLIVENEVIAQAAPSDGISVSRDEIDNSIRARIAPSADESLGKSDAQIEREYHERYRQFLNQAQVSEAEHRDLVRKSILRDKYRQFLGDQVPAFAEQVYLHRIGMGQNDEIDIMQTKLKDSIGDNKSPEHIRGVVRAIAREFSSDPDTYQSAGDMGWTPLGILEDYEDKFWELEPGVLSKPTPNVDNPQQVFFFVVSERDGNREVSRRNRETLKTRTLQIWVNQERQNHDVYATFNSDIYAWFVEQLRISASTTPTPVSDPMQNILSGL; from the coding sequence GTGGTTGACGAAGCTCAGGAGGTACCGTCCAGGCGGACGGTGAGAAGAGACAGCCGCAGGATCGCGGCGGAGCGCACTCCAGAGGAGCGACGCCGTCGTCGTATTGCGCTCATAATCATCGGCGTAATGCTGCTCGTTATTACGGGCATCATCGTTGCCGGCTACGTCATGATCTTCGTACTTCCTCCCCAGCAGCTTGTCGTTCGGGTAAATGACGTGGTCTATACCCGCGGCGACATGGTGAAGCTGCTCCGGCTCAGACAAAGATCGATGGAGTTGGCGCAGAGCCAGCAGTTACGTACCACCGATGACGTCTTCGAGGCGCTGCAGCTTATCGTCGAGAACGAAGTGATCGCACAGGCTGCGCCGTCGGACGGTATATCGGTCTCGCGCGACGAGATAGACAACTCGATCAGGGCAAGGATCGCTCCCTCAGCGGACGAATCCCTGGGAAAGTCGGACGCGCAGATCGAGCGGGAGTACCACGAACGGTACCGGCAGTTCCTGAACCAGGCACAGGTCAGCGAGGCTGAACATCGCGACCTGGTGCGGAAGTCGATCCTAAGGGACAAATACCGGCAGTTCCTTGGCGACCAGGTTCCAGCGTTCGCCGAGCAGGTCTACCTGCACCGCATCGGGATGGGACAGAACGACGAGATCGACATCATGCAGACCAAGCTGAAAGACTCGATCGGCGACAACAAGAGCCCTGAACACATACGTGGCGTCGTCCGTGCGATAGCGCGCGAGTTCTCAAGCGACCCGGATACGTACCAGTCTGCTGGAGACATGGGATGGACTCCACTAGGGATACTCGAAGACTACGAGGACAAGTTCTGGGAGTTGGAACCCGGTGTGCTCTCCAAGCCCACCCCTAACGTAGATAATCCCCAGCAGGTATTCTTCTTTGTGGTCTCGGAACGTGACGGCAACCGTGAGGTCAGCCGTCGCAATCGTGAGACACTGAAGACGCGCACTCTGCAGATATGGGTCAACCAGGAGCGTCAGAACCACGACGTGTATGCCACGTTCAACTCTGACATCTACGCCTGGTTCGTCGAGCAGCTCCGAATCAGTGCTTCGACGACGCCGACTCCAGTCAGTGACCCGATGCAGAACATTCTGAGCGGCCTCTAA